The following coding sequences lie in one Bacteroidota bacterium genomic window:
- a CDS encoding 2,3-bisphosphoglycerate-independent phosphoglycerate mutase, giving the protein MKKVALIILDGWGIGDGSKSDAIANANTPFVDSLYKKYPHSTLRTSGENVGLPDGQMGNSEVGHLNIGAGRIVYQDFALINKAVREKTIDTNVELVKAFDYAKKENKAIHFIGLVSEGGVHSSQGHLHHLCDLAKAKGLSNVFIHAFTDGRDTDPKSGLGYLTNLENHLKSSAGKIASIVGRYYAMDRDKRWERVKLAYDLLVKGEGTKTQNAIQAIEASYAENVTDEFIKPIVCTDASGNPIGNIKENDVVICFNFRTDRCREITHVLTQQDMPEQGMKTLPLYYVTMTNYDATFKNVHILYDKDNLVNTLGEVLESAGKKQIRIAETEKYPHVTFFFSGGREKEFIGEKRIMAPSPKVATYDLQPEMSAVELTNAILPEIKKGETDFICLNYANADMVGHTGDYKAVVKAVETVDACTKRIVEAGIESGYSFIIIADHGNSDYMINPDGSPNTAHTTNPVPCILIDNDYKNIQEGKLADIAPTILKILGVGIPKEMDGDVLI; this is encoded by the coding sequence ATGAAAAAAGTAGCACTTATAATTTTAGATGGTTGGGGAATTGGTGATGGATCAAAATCTGATGCCATTGCAAATGCAAACACCCCTTTTGTAGACAGTCTTTACAAAAAATATCCGCACAGTACCTTGCGTACGTCCGGTGAAAACGTTGGTTTGCCCGATGGACAAATGGGGAATTCTGAAGTAGGACATTTAAACATAGGTGCCGGGAGAATTGTATACCAAGACTTCGCCCTCATCAACAAAGCCGTTCGCGAAAAAACAATCGATACAAATGTAGAGTTGGTAAAAGCATTTGACTATGCTAAAAAAGAAAACAAAGCCATTCATTTTATCGGTTTAGTTTCAGAAGGTGGTGTACATTCCTCTCAAGGACATTTACATCATTTATGCGACTTAGCAAAAGCCAAAGGATTAAGCAACGTATTCATTCATGCATTTACAGACGGAAGAGATACAGATCCGAAAAGTGGGTTAGGTTATTTGACTAATCTGGAAAATCATTTAAAATCTTCCGCAGGCAAAATTGCAAGTATTGTAGGAAGATATTATGCTATGGATAGAGATAAAAGATGGGAGCGTGTAAAACTGGCTTATGATTTATTAGTAAAAGGCGAAGGAACTAAAACACAAAATGCAATTCAAGCAATCGAAGCATCGTATGCAGAAAATGTAACCGATGAATTTATTAAACCTATTGTTTGTACCGATGCTTCCGGAAATCCAATTGGGAACATCAAAGAAAATGACGTAGTAATTTGTTTTAATTTCCGAACCGACCGTTGCAGAGAAATTACACATGTGCTTACACAACAAGACATGCCGGAGCAAGGAATGAAAACCCTCCCACTCTATTATGTTACAATGACCAATTACGATGCGACATTTAAAAATGTACACATCCTATATGATAAAGACAATTTGGTAAACACCTTGGGTGAAGTATTGGAAAGCGCAGGAAAGAAACAAATACGCATTGCAGAAACAGAAAAATACCCGCATGTTACATTTTTCTTTTCAGGTGGGAGAGAAAAAGAATTTATTGGTGAAAAAAGAATTATGGCGCCTTCACCAAAAGTAGCTACCTATGACTTACAACCGGAGATGAGTGCTGTTGAACTAACCAATGCCATCTTACCAGAAATTAAAAAAGGCGAAACCGATTTTATTTGTTTAAACTACGCCAATGCAGATATGGTTGGTCACACAGGAGATTACAAAGCAGTAGTAAAAGCTGTTGAAACGGTAGATGCTTGCACAAAACGAATTGTAGAAGCAGGAATTGAATCCGGATATTCGTTCATCATCATTGCCGACCACGGCAACTCTGATTACATGATTAATCCGGATGGTTCACCTAACACGGCTCATACAACCAATCCTGTTCCTTGCATTTTAATTGATAACGATTACAAAAACATCCAGGAAGGAAAGTTGGCAGACATTGCTCCTACTATCTTAAAAATATTAGGAGTAGGCATTCCGAAAGAGATGGATGGAGATGTGTTGATTTGA
- a CDS encoding porin: MKHHFIITSLLFLTTITVAQKDSIKSQIPFEGQDQTWQNGSDRRDSAVLQTKYFTGSVLLDANYTYSFANPIDHTVVGSTALARNNEMQVSSLNIGGDFYYNGARGRIMTQFGTRSTVIPRNDYSAFRGQYELANVYRYLSEAYAGYHFNKMHGINVDFGMFMSYIGLNSYYQVENWEYQASFTSDNTPWFFNGMRVQLFPSKTLKMELWAINGWQSYGMFNEMPGLGGNITWCPNENIKLLTNDYYGSDAAGLPGRKRFHSDNSLLVRYFNRKTSKGISRMAFSLTGDVGFEKGAGVNGFKDGDSLQGPAQFFASGMFYNRIWFYKNKFAWTFGGGIMTNPGRYLVLYPTGDASPLPSTTNPTVTAGTHPYSAAPGDQFNGWDCSTNIEWMPNQSIAFRFEYVHRESSVPYFAGQGGVTSPSGYTTTPLTPSWIPDLVKTENRIIFAVLFRI; the protein is encoded by the coding sequence ATGAAACACCATTTTATAATTACTTCACTCCTCTTTTTAACAACCATAACTGTTGCTCAAAAAGATTCCATCAAATCGCAAATTCCTTTTGAAGGACAAGATCAAACATGGCAAAATGGAAGCGACAGAAGAGATTCGGCTGTTTTGCAAACCAAGTATTTTACAGGGAGTGTATTGCTGGATGCCAACTACACTTACTCATTTGCGAACCCAATTGACCATACCGTTGTTGGTTCTACCGCCTTGGCTAGAAACAACGAAATGCAAGTATCGAGTTTAAATATCGGTGGAGACTTTTATTATAATGGTGCCCGCGGAAGAATCATGACACAGTTCGGAACACGCTCCACCGTTATCCCTCGCAACGATTACAGCGCTTTCCGTGGACAATACGAATTGGCAAACGTGTATCGCTATTTAAGTGAAGCCTATGCCGGTTATCACTTTAATAAAATGCATGGCATCAATGTCGATTTCGGAATGTTTATGTCGTACATCGGACTCAACTCCTATTATCAGGTAGAGAACTGGGAATACCAAGCGTCCTTCACCTCCGACAATACTCCTTGGTTTTTTAATGGTATGCGTGTGCAACTCTTTCCATCTAAAACATTAAAGATGGAATTATGGGCCATCAACGGCTGGCAGAGCTATGGAATGTTTAATGAGATGCCCGGCCTGGGAGGAAATATCACCTGGTGCCCCAACGAAAACATAAAACTTTTAACCAATGATTACTATGGAAGTGATGCAGCTGGACTACCGGGTAGAAAACGTTTTCATTCCGACAACAGTCTATTGGTTCGCTACTTCAACAGAAAAACTTCCAAAGGAATCAGTCGAATGGCATTTTCATTAACGGGGGATGTTGGTTTTGAAAAAGGTGCTGGAGTAAACGGATTTAAAGATGGCGATTCGCTACAAGGACCTGCACAATTTTTTGCCAGTGGAATGTTTTACAACCGTATTTGGTTTTATAAAAATAAATTTGCGTGGACCTTCGGAGGTGGAATCATGACCAATCCAGGAAGATATCTTGTATTGTATCCCACCGGTGATGCAAGTCCGCTGCCCAGTACTACCAACCCGACTGTCACAGCCGGAACACATCCCTACAGTGCTGCTCCCGGTGATCAGTTTAATGGATGGGACTGCTCAACCAATATCGAATGGATGCCCAACCAAAGCATCGCTTTCCGATTTGAATATGTTCATAGAGAATCAAGTGTTCCGTATTTTGCAGGACAAGGTGGAGTAACTTCGCCCAGCGGATATACCACCACTCCTTTAACACCAAGTTGGATTCCCGATTTAGTAAAAACAGAAAACAGAATTATTTTTGCAGTTCTATTTAGAATCTAA
- a CDS encoding two-component sensor histidine kinase gives MNSSPKKSKPLFWFYILLVYVFLQFSWWTYSMFQLNTENIRLKTEVNLLKGETLEEVIQKGNELNEKLHKRWLMISSEGAVFVFLLLLGGYQIRKTLKKETALAQQQKNFLLSVTHELKSPIASTKLQLQTLQKHELDRTKQKEILANAISDTERLNNLVENILVAAKIENSVFAINKEEYNISEYITEGMNQTINLFNYSQKVVLNIEPNIKMKIDRTSFPSIILNLFENAVKYSPANSTITIGLKSSNGKIILSVADEGEGISNAEKERIFQKFYRVGNEEVRKTKGTGLGLFIVKYLVEEHNGVIAVKDNAPKGSVFEVTFG, from the coding sequence ATGAATTCGTCACCTAAAAAATCAAAACCCTTGTTTTGGTTTTACATCTTGTTAGTTTATGTATTTCTGCAATTTTCGTGGTGGACCTATTCCATGTTTCAACTCAACACCGAAAACATTCGTTTAAAAACAGAAGTAAACCTCCTGAAAGGTGAAACACTGGAAGAAGTCATTCAAAAGGGAAATGAGCTCAACGAAAAATTACATAAACGCTGGTTGATGATTTCTAGCGAAGGGGCGGTTTTTGTTTTTCTATTATTACTCGGTGGATATCAAATTAGAAAAACATTAAAGAAAGAAACGGCATTAGCACAACAGCAAAAGAATTTTTTATTATCCGTTACTCACGAATTAAAATCGCCCATTGCCTCTACCAAACTGCAATTGCAAACGCTTCAAAAACACGAATTGGATAGAACCAAACAAAAAGAAATTCTTGCGAATGCCATCAGTGATACCGAACGATTAAACAACTTGGTAGAAAATATTTTAGTTGCTGCCAAAATTGAGAACAGTGTTTTTGCTATCAACAAAGAAGAATACAATATTTCGGAATACATTACAGAAGGGATGAATCAAACGATTAATCTCTTTAACTACTCACAAAAAGTAGTCTTAAACATTGAGCCGAATATTAAAATGAAGATTGACCGAACGAGTTTTCCTTCAATCATTTTAAATTTGTTTGAAAATGCGGTGAAATATTCTCCAGCAAATTCAACGATTACAATAGGTTTAAAATCTTCCAATGGAAAAATCATTTTGAGTGTAGCAGATGAAGGGGAAGGAATTTCCAATGCCGAGAAAGAACGTATTTTCCAAAAATTTTATCGTGTCGGAAATGAAGAAGTAAGAAAAACAAAAGGAACAGGATTGGGATTATTTATCGTAAAGTATTTGGTAGAGGAACATAATGGAGTTATTGCAGTAAAAGACAATGCTCCGAAAGGAAGTGTATTTGAGGTGACATTTGGTTAG
- a CDS encoding KUP/HAK/KT family potassium transporter codes for MSTLNLKKLSAAGALITLGIIFGDIGTSPLYVLKAIVGEGNVIHADTILGGLSCIFWTLTLQTTVKYVILTLRADNNGEGGIFALYALVKKAKIKWLMFPAIIGGSTLLADGIITPPISVASAIEGLRTLDPEINTIPIILIILIILFSIQQFGTKFIGRFFGPAMLIWFSMLTVLGIAQVTTNMSVLSAVNPYYAYKLLFQHPEGFLVLGAVFLCTTGAEALYSDLGHCGKKNIRAAWIFVKIALLLNYFGQGAWLISQEGHKLESNPFYSIMPEWFVPVGIAISTVATIVASQALISGSFTLINEAIRLNFWPKVRIKYPTDLKGQLYIPSLNWLLLAGCIGIVLYFKESSGMEAAYGLAIVLTMIMTTTLLTYYLIIKRYNKIFIGVLLAVYLTIESAFLIANLNKFTHGGWITLLIAGGLILVMMAWFYARKIRNRYTEFVKLSEYLPVLEDLSRDLSVPKYATHLVYLTSANSREEIESKIMYSIMQKQPKRADIYWFVHVDVVDEPYCMEYKVCEFIHDDVIRIDFRLGFRVAPRINLMFRKVVEDMVKNNEVDITSRYKSLNKNNIIGDFRFIVIEKFISYENELPIHEKIILDIHSVLKRLSLSEGRAFGLDTSSVTVETVPLIITPSKEINLKRIE; via the coding sequence ATGTCAACTCTCAATTTAAAAAAACTTTCTGCTGCAGGCGCATTAATCACCCTTGGAATTATTTTCGGTGATATCGGGACTTCTCCACTTTACGTTTTAAAAGCAATTGTTGGTGAAGGCAACGTTATTCATGCTGACACCATTCTGGGTGGATTGTCCTGCATTTTCTGGACGCTTACATTACAAACAACTGTAAAATATGTGATTTTAACGTTGCGTGCCGACAACAATGGTGAAGGTGGAATTTTTGCATTGTATGCACTCGTTAAAAAAGCGAAAATAAAATGGTTGATGTTTCCTGCAATCATCGGTGGAAGCACCTTGCTTGCGGATGGAATTATTACCCCACCAATTTCTGTTGCATCTGCCATCGAAGGTTTGCGAACATTGGATCCGGAGATTAATACGATTCCAATCATCCTCATCATCCTTATCATCTTGTTTTCAATTCAACAATTCGGAACAAAATTTATCGGTCGATTTTTCGGACCTGCAATGCTCATTTGGTTTTCGATGTTAACCGTATTAGGAATTGCACAGGTTACAACGAACATGAGCGTATTAAGCGCAGTAAATCCCTACTACGCCTATAAATTATTATTTCAACACCCAGAAGGATTCTTAGTGTTAGGCGCTGTTTTCCTATGTACAACAGGTGCCGAAGCACTTTATTCCGATTTGGGACATTGCGGTAAAAAGAACATTCGTGCAGCATGGATCTTTGTAAAAATCGCCTTGCTGTTAAATTATTTCGGACAAGGTGCATGGTTAATTTCACAAGAAGGTCATAAATTGGAAAGCAATCCATTTTATAGCATCATGCCGGAATGGTTTGTTCCAGTAGGAATTGCAATTTCAACCGTGGCAACGATTGTAGCAAGTCAGGCATTAATCAGTGGCTCATTCACCTTAATCAATGAAGCCATTCGTTTAAATTTTTGGCCGAAAGTTCGGATCAAATATCCGACTGATTTAAAAGGACAACTTTACATTCCATCGCTCAACTGGTTATTGTTAGCAGGTTGTATCGGCATTGTTTTATACTTCAAAGAATCATCCGGAATGGAAGCTGCGTATGGTTTAGCTATTGTATTAACAATGATTATGACCACCACGTTGTTGACTTACTACTTAATCATCAAACGTTACAATAAAATTTTCATTGGGGTTTTATTAGCGGTTTACTTAACCATTGAAAGTGCTTTCTTAATTGCAAACTTAAACAAGTTTACACATGGTGGATGGATCACCTTGTTAATTGCCGGTGGATTAATTCTAGTGATGATGGCCTGGTTTTATGCTCGCAAAATCAGAAACCGCTATACAGAATTTGTGAAACTTTCAGAATATCTTCCAGTGTTGGAAGATTTAAGCAGAGACTTAAGTGTTCCGAAATATGCAACACATCTGGTGTATTTAACCAGCGCCAACAGCAGAGAAGAAATTGAATCCAAAATTATGTATTCCATTATGCAGAAGCAACCAAAGCGTGCGGATATCTATTGGTTTGTACATGTAGATGTGGTAGATGAACCGTATTGCATGGAATACAAAGTGTGTGAATTTATTCACGATGATGTGATTCGTATTGATTTCCGATTAGGATTCAGAGTTGCACCACGCATCAATTTAATGTTCAGAAAAGTGGTAGAAGATATGGTGAAAAACAATGAAGTTGATATTACGAGCCGTTACAAATCCTTAAACAAAAACAACATCATTGGCGACTTTAGATTTATTGTTATTGAAAAATTTATTTCTTACGAAAACGAATTACCAATTCATGAAAAAATCATTCTCGATATCCACTCCGTTTTAAAACGATTGAGTTTATCAGAAGGCAGAGCATTCGGATTGGATACCAGCTCCGTAACAGTTGAAACCGTTCCTTTGATCATTACTCCATCTAAGGAAATTAACTTGAAGCGAATTGAGTGA
- a CDS encoding PKD domain-containing protein: MKNFSTHIVGGEIYYDYLGGDNYRITLKVYRDCYNGVPLLDDPACIFIFNSAGVFIDSIEIPRPPTVILPTTINNPCFTPPTNICVEEGIYQGVVNLPNIPGGYNLSYQRCCRNGTILNLVLPGDVGSTYMAHIPDNSIAPTNSSPRYTNFPPIFLCAGVPLFFDHSATDPDGDSLYYELCDPYTGLDPVCPSLGAVGVAAGCPGIASPPPYAFVPWQAPYNATYPMSASPALAIDPNTGLMTGTPNMVGQWVVGVCVSEYRNGILVDVNKRDFQFNVVVCPGLPVASIPLQTTFCFGYNVNFTQASLNAFTYHWDFGDPTTTLDTSNLLNPTWTYADSGTYQVMLIINPGTMCADTQSTTFYIYPLLDPVFSPPAGECIYENSFDFTAGGAYMGNGTFTWNFGANASPTTSNALNPTNIIYNSVGTFPVTFTVTENGCTETYTNNVNVYPKPVADYSLVTALACELQPVLFMDASVGDTPLSYYWEFGDGGTSSVQNPYHIYPAVGVYPTSLIVSTSHGCKDTFALPSPVSVFPSPQAGVDATPTDTSIFYPDVQVFDLSSGASDCDIYWGDGTFSTNCDTMHTYTKPGTYTIMQVVVNASGCKDTAYIEVIIRPEFLFYIPNAFTPNGNGLNDVFKPKLLGVHNYSFLIFDRWGEKIFETSNEEEGWNGYFKGRLCTNDVFVYKINFQDDVENLDHQYIGRVTLVR; encoded by the coding sequence TTGAAAAATTTTTCTACCCACATTGTGGGTGGCGAAATTTACTATGATTACCTCGGAGGAGACAATTATCGGATTACGCTAAAAGTATATCGCGACTGTTACAATGGTGTTCCGCTTTTAGATGATCCTGCATGTATTTTTATTTTTAACAGTGCCGGTGTATTTATTGATAGCATTGAAATTCCTCGACCTCCAACCGTAATATTACCTACTACCATCAATAATCCTTGTTTTACACCACCTACCAATATTTGTGTGGAGGAAGGCATTTATCAAGGAGTGGTTAATCTCCCCAATATTCCCGGTGGCTATAACTTATCTTATCAGCGCTGTTGCAGAAACGGGACCATTTTAAATTTGGTATTGCCCGGTGATGTTGGTTCTACGTATATGGCGCACATTCCGGATAATAGTATTGCTCCAACAAACAGTAGTCCGCGGTATACCAATTTTCCTCCCATCTTTTTATGTGCAGGCGTGCCTTTGTTTTTTGATCACTCCGCAACCGATCCTGATGGCGATTCGTTGTATTACGAATTGTGTGACCCGTATACTGGTTTAGATCCAGTTTGTCCTTCGTTGGGTGCTGTCGGTGTTGCAGCGGGTTGTCCGGGAATTGCATCGCCTCCACCTTATGCGTTTGTTCCTTGGCAAGCACCCTACAATGCAACGTATCCGATGAGTGCTTCGCCTGCTTTGGCCATTGATCCGAATACTGGATTAATGACAGGAACTCCGAATATGGTTGGACAATGGGTGGTAGGAGTTTGTGTGAGTGAATACCGAAATGGAATTTTGGTTGATGTCAACAAACGCGATTTTCAATTCAATGTGGTTGTTTGTCCGGGTTTACCGGTTGCATCCATTCCTTTGCAAACCACATTTTGTTTTGGATACAATGTGAATTTTACTCAAGCAAGTTTAAATGCATTCACCTATCATTGGGATTTTGGTGATCCTACCACAACATTGGATACTTCTAATCTTTTAAATCCTACTTGGACTTACGCTGATTCAGGAACGTATCAAGTGATGTTGATTATTAATCCGGGAACAATGTGTGCCGATACGCAATCCACTACGTTTTATATTTATCCGTTGTTGGATCCTGTTTTTTCGCCACCGGCTGGTGAATGTATTTACGAAAACAGTTTTGATTTTACTGCCGGAGGAGCATACATGGGGAACGGAACCTTTACATGGAATTTTGGTGCAAATGCAAGTCCCACAACAAGCAATGCTCTAAACCCTACAAATATTATATACAATTCTGTTGGTACTTTTCCCGTCACTTTTACTGTCACAGAAAATGGTTGTACCGAAACATATACAAACAATGTGAATGTCTATCCAAAGCCAGTCGCTGATTATTCATTAGTAACAGCTCTCGCTTGTGAATTGCAACCTGTTCTGTTTATGGATGCTTCTGTTGGTGATACTCCTTTAAGTTATTATTGGGAGTTTGGTGATGGTGGAACAAGTAGCGTACAAAATCCATATCATATCTATCCTGCTGTTGGAGTGTATCCCACCAGTTTAATTGTTTCTACTTCTCATGGTTGTAAAGATACCTTTGCATTGCCTTCACCGGTTTCTGTATTCCCTTCACCGCAGGCTGGAGTTGATGCAACACCAACGGATACATCCATTTTTTATCCGGATGTGCAGGTGTTTGATTTAAGCAGCGGTGCAAGCGATTGCGATATTTATTGGGGGGATGGAACATTTAGTACCAACTGCGATACGATGCATACATATACTAAACCGGGAACATATACGATTATGCAAGTCGTTGTAAATGCATCCGGCTGTAAGGATACCGCATACATTGAAGTGATTATTCGTCCTGAATTTTTATTTTATATTCCAAATGCCTTTACGCCAAATGGAAATGGATTGAACGATGTGTTCAAACCCAAATTGCTGGGAGTACACAATTATTCATTTTTAATTTTCGATCGTTGGGGAGAAAAAATATTTGAAACAAGCAATGAGGAAGAAGGCTGGAATGGTTATTTTAAAGGCAGATTATGCACCAACGATGTATTTGTTTATAAAATTAACTTCCAAGATGATGTAGAAAACCTAGATCATCAGTATATTGGCAGAGTAACTTTGGTGAGGTAA
- a CDS encoding PKD domain-containing protein encodes MVDCSTLAVASIPNQTTFCFGTTVTFTQTSVNAVNYQWDFGDQSTLSDTSSLVAPTWTYADTGTYVVTLIVSSSSGCADTATSVFQIYPVIDATFSPPPGECFSVNSFDFSGSGTYSSSATFLWNFGPYGTPTSSASLNPTNIVFSATGLVPISFTVSENGCTVTDTNYVSIFQEPNAGYYLESTIACDLQPVHFLNTSTVSPLTYQWDFGDGQTSTSENPYHLYPSVGVYLTNLIVTNAFGCSDTFYLSDIVQVFPSPVAGFTVSPHDTSITHPFVTTVDTSFGATSCTMYWGDGTSSTPCDTMHTYPAVNLYSLMQVVQNDYGCTDTAYSEVFIYPGFLFWLPNAFTPNGDGMNDVFMPKLFGVYDYEFLIFDRWGEKIFETDDLQVGWNGFYKSKLCEQDVYVYKIRFFDEVEHLEHQYIGKVTLVR; translated from the coding sequence GTGGTCGATTGTTCTACCTTGGCAGTTGCTTCCATTCCTAATCAAACCACTTTTTGTTTTGGAACAACAGTAACGTTTACACAAACAAGTGTGAATGCAGTAAACTATCAATGGGATTTTGGTGATCAGTCTACCTTATCCGATACTTCAAGTTTGGTTGCTCCTACTTGGACCTACGCTGATACGGGAACTTATGTTGTTACATTAATAGTGAGTTCATCCTCCGGTTGTGCAGATACCGCAACTTCTGTTTTTCAAATTTATCCAGTAATTGATGCTACGTTTTCTCCTCCTCCAGGTGAATGTTTTAGTGTAAACAGTTTTGATTTTAGTGGAAGTGGAACATATTCTAGTAGTGCAACATTTTTATGGAACTTCGGACCGTATGGAACACCAACGAGCAGTGCAAGTTTGAATCCAACCAACATTGTTTTTAGTGCGACAGGTTTGGTGCCCATTTCATTTACAGTGAGTGAAAATGGATGTACGGTAACCGATACAAATTATGTTTCCATCTTTCAGGAGCCCAATGCCGGCTATTATTTGGAGTCGACAATTGCTTGCGATTTGCAGCCAGTACATTTTTTAAATACCTCTACTGTTTCTCCATTAACCTATCAATGGGATTTTGGTGATGGACAAACATCTACCTCAGAAAACCCGTATCATTTGTATCCATCGGTGGGTGTTTACTTAACAAATTTGATTGTTACCAATGCATTTGGTTGCAGTGATACGTTTTACTTGTCGGATATCGTTCAGGTTTTTCCTTCTCCTGTTGCAGGGTTTACGGTTTCTCCGCACGATACGTCCATCACACATCCGTTTGTAACAACAGTGGATACAAGTTTTGGTGCTACCAGTTGTACCATGTATTGGGGGGATGGAACGTCCTCAACGCCTTGTGATACGATGCATACGTATCCTGCTGTAAATTTATACAGTTTAATGCAAGTGGTACAGAATGATTATGGATGCACCGACACAGCCTATTCAGAAGTATTTATTTATCCTGGTTTTTTATTCTGGCTTCCAAATGCATTTACTCCGAATGGCGATGGAATGAACGATGTGTTTATGCCAAAATTATTTGGAGTATACGATTATGAGTTTTTAATCTTTGATCGATGGGGAGAAAAAATATTTGAAACAGACGACTTACAAGTGGGTTGGAATGGTTTTTATAAATCCAAATTGTGTGAACAAGATGTCTATGTTTACAAAATACGTTTCTTCGATGAGGTGGAACACCTCGAACATCAATACATTGGTAAGGTAACGTTAGTAAGATAG